A single region of the Bos mutus isolate GX-2022 chromosome 17, NWIPB_WYAK_1.1, whole genome shotgun sequence genome encodes:
- the MTRFR gene encoding mitochondrial translation release factor in rescue — protein sequence MSTSGLFRFPAPLTRVCPVPWGLRLCEKLPLLSPGTVATPVQAAGKKDRPTLLSLDERELEEQFVKGHGPGGQATNKTSNCVVLRHVPSGIVVKCHQTRSVDQNRKLARRILQEKVDVFYNGENSLVCREKREAEKRKQERKKRAKETLEKKKLLKEQWESSKNVPGEDCRF from the exons ATGAGTACCTCAGGTCTGTTCCGTTTTCCCGCTCCACTGACCAGAGTGTGCCCGGTGCCCTGGGGACTCCGGCTCTGCGAGAAGCTGCCACTCCTGTCCCCAGGAACGGTGGCCACTCCAGTGCAGGCGGCCGGCAAGAAGGACCGCCCCACACTGCTTTCCCTGGACGAGCGTGAGCTTGAAGAGCAGTTTGTGAAAGGCCACGGTCCAGGGGGCCAGGCAACCAACAAAACAAGCAACTGCGTGGTGCTGAGACACGTGCCCTCGGGCATCGTCGTCAAG TGCCACCAGACCAGATCCGTTGACCAAAACAGAAAGCTAGCTCGGAGAATCCTGCAAGAGAAAGTGGACGTCTTCTACAATGGCGAAAACAGTCTCGTTTGCAGAGAAAAACGCGaggcagagaagagaaagcaagaaagaaaaaaaagagcaaaggaaaccctCGAGAAAAAGAAACTCTTGAAAGAACAATGGGAATCCAGTAAAAATGTGCCCGGAGAGGACTGCAGGTTCTGA
- the CDK2AP1 gene encoding cyclin-dependent kinase 2-associated protein 1: protein MSYKPNLTTHMPAASLNAAGSVHPPSTSMATSSQYRQLLSDYGPPSLGYTQGTGNSQVPQSKYAELLAIIEELGKEIRPTYAGSKSAMERLKRGIIHARGLVRECLAETERNARS from the exons ATGTCTTACAAACCGAACTTGACCACGCACATGCCCGCCGCCTCCCTCAACGCCG CTGGGAGTGTCCACCCGCCCTCCACCAGCATGGCAACGTCCTCACAGTACCGCCAGCTGCTGAGTGACTACGGGCCGCCATCTCTCGGCTACACCCAG GGCACTGGGAACAGCCAGGTGCCCCAGAGCAAATATGCCGAGCTGCTGGCCATCATCGAAGAGCTGGGGAAGGAGATCAGACCCACCTACGCGGGCAGCAAGAGTGCGATGGAGAGACTAAAACGAG GCATCATCCATGCCCGAGGATTGGTGCGGGAGTGCCTGGCTGAAACGGAGCGAAACGCCAGGTCCTAG